A segment of the Treponema primitia ZAS-1 genome:
ACCGGGAAGTGGACATCACCGACCCTGCCGCCCTTGCTGCCTTTGCGGCAAAACAGGCCGCCGGCGGGAAGGCTTTTACCTGGCTCATCAACTGTGCAGCCTATACGGCGGTGGATAAGGCCGAGGACGACGCGGATTTCTGCCGCCGCCTCAATACCGATGGCCCCGGGAACATCGCCGGAACCGCCAAAACAATCGGCGCCACGGTACTGCACTTTTCCACCGACTATGTGTTTAACGGGAAGGG
Coding sequences within it:
- a CDS encoding sugar nucleotide-binding protein, which gives rise to MIWLIGNKGMLGTELSRVLEQRGLAYVGTDREVDITDPAALAAFAAKQAAGGKAFTWLINCAAYTAVDKAEDDADFCRRLNTDGPGNIAGTAKTIGATVLHFSTDYVFNGKG